From a region of the Paenibacillus lutimineralis genome:
- a CDS encoding 3-ketoacyl-ACP reductase yields the protein MQLTNKTAIITGAGKGIGKSIAIALAKEGVHLGLIARTATDLESLQSSLQTEHSVKVFIATADISNQQEAEAAVLKLQEQLGSVDILINNAGIAQFGTFMDMEPSTWERIIQVNLMGTYYVTRAALPFMLEQNSGDIINVASTAGERGFATGSAYCASKFGLLGLTESLLQEVRKSNIRVVALTPSTVATDLAVNAGLKIGDEDRMMQPEDVAELALATLKLPSRVFIKTAGIWTTNPQ from the coding sequence ATGCAACTTACCAATAAAACGGCCATCATTACTGGAGCAGGAAAAGGGATCGGAAAATCAATCGCAATCGCTTTGGCGAAGGAAGGCGTACATCTCGGCCTAATTGCACGCACAGCCACTGATCTAGAATCATTGCAAAGTTCTTTGCAGACGGAGCATTCCGTTAAAGTATTTATCGCGACAGCGGATATTTCCAATCAACAAGAAGCTGAAGCTGCCGTACTGAAACTTCAGGAGCAGCTTGGTTCCGTAGATATTCTAATCAACAATGCGGGAATCGCTCAGTTTGGCACATTTATGGACATGGAACCAAGTACATGGGAACGAATTATTCAAGTGAACTTGATGGGGACTTACTATGTGACCCGTGCTGCACTTCCGTTCATGTTGGAACAAAATAGTGGAGATATCATCAACGTGGCTTCCACCGCTGGTGAGCGTGGTTTTGCCACGGGTTCCGCTTATTGTGCGTCTAAGTTCGGCCTTCTCGGCTTAACGGAGTCTCTATTGCAGGAAGTTCGCAAATCGAACATTCGGGTAGTTGCGCTAACACCTAGTACGGTTGCTACGGATTTAGCAGTTAATGCTGGATTGAAAATTGGGGACGAAGATCGGATGATGCAACCAGAGGATGTTGCCGAGCTGGCACTGGCTACCTTGAAATTGCCTTCCCGTGTGTTTATCAAAACGGCAGGTATTTGGACGACTAACCCGCAGTAG
- a CDS encoding helix-turn-helix transcriptional regulator, giving the protein MDKYHISKSTALRDISSLDQLGMPIYSEHGRHGRYGILQNRLLSPIIFTMDEVYALYFAMLTLEAYQSTPFHLCESTK; this is encoded by the coding sequence ATGGATAAATATCATATTTCCAAAAGCACGGCGCTGCGGGATATCAGCTCATTAGATCAATTGGGCATGCCGATTTATTCGGAGCATGGAAGACATGGACGGTACGGAATCCTGCAAAATCGGTTGCTGTCTCCTATTATTTTCACGATGGATGAAGTGTATGCTCTGTATTTTGCCATGTTAACGCTGGAGGCTTATCAATCAACCCCCTTCCATCTCTGTGAATCAACTAAATGA
- a CDS encoding DUF3883 domain-containing protein, with protein sequence MGSVNEVIYLLTETLTDEPKSISDIEKFCLSNTSHYNIPSKGIVALLEFISAITYCERGVFLNEFGHGLSKSVIDGTTSRKIVEKLLSKILLEGMYSDFLDLESISFDFIHEAYTIKNSHIPFKYSGIRNLLINYGFFKYNSNSNILLIIDKSYTDFLKEILKTVRKKLSIEKFKEMLMLKEKYGQEAEEFVLNYEKKRLSGHIHLEKLSQVSVIDVKAGYDIISFNSLSSEVYDRFIEVKSYSNNLSFYWTRNEIETSKNKGKSYYLYLVDRDKMNQIGYQPHIIANPYINVFKNNAWKREPETWFFRNDDENH encoded by the coding sequence TTGGGAAGTGTAAATGAAGTAATTTATCTACTAACTGAAACATTAACAGATGAACCGAAATCAATAAGTGATATTGAAAAATTCTGCTTGAGTAATACCTCACATTACAACATCCCTTCTAAAGGGATTGTTGCTTTGCTAGAGTTTATTTCAGCTATTACTTATTGTGAAAGAGGGGTATTTCTAAACGAATTTGGACATGGATTATCAAAATCGGTCATTGATGGTACTACCTCCAGGAAAATTGTAGAGAAATTACTTTCGAAAATCTTGCTGGAAGGGATGTATTCTGACTTTTTAGACTTAGAATCAATTAGCTTTGATTTTATTCATGAAGCTTACACTATTAAAAATAGCCATATTCCGTTCAAATATTCTGGAATTAGAAATTTATTAATTAACTATGGTTTTTTTAAATATAATTCTAATTCAAATATATTATTGATAATTGATAAGAGTTATACGGATTTTTTGAAAGAAATTTTAAAAACTGTTCGTAAGAAACTTAGTATAGAAAAATTCAAAGAAATGCTAATGTTAAAGGAGAAATATGGACAGGAAGCCGAGGAGTTTGTTCTAAACTATGAAAAAAAGCGTCTTTCGGGTCATATTCATCTAGAAAAGTTATCTCAGGTGTCAGTAATTGATGTCAAAGCAGGATATGATATCATCTCATTCAACTCATTAAGCTCAGAAGTATACGATAGATTTATAGAGGTAAAATCGTATTCAAACAATTTGAGCTTTTATTGGACGAGAAATGAGATTGAAACTTCAAAAAATAAAGGAAAGAGTTATTACTTATATCTAGTAGATAGGGATAAGATGAATCAGATTGGTTATCAACCACATATTATTGCTAATCCGTACATAAATGTATTTAAAAATAATGCTTGGAAACGGGAGCCAGAGACTTGGTTTTTTCGAAATGATGACGAAAATCACTAA
- a CDS encoding DNA cytosine methyltransferase, producing MRVADFFCGAGGFSEGFRQAGFVTVFAVDKWMPAVNTHHGNHPHSNTILDDVERISLLPDKEFHELVPDTEIIIGSPPCVAFSNSNKSGKGDKSLGIKLLESYLRIVARKKFRTNSRLNYWVLENVPNIEKYIKPLYTAQDLGLEGDFTLQVLYENSGVYNSKYFGVAQNRKRFLCGQFPDPQPTIMTDEDILPLKAILDSLGDPGEEMDSLITDPNNNFRMISRDVTDHHYIKELARHEWKKAKQLKEDKGYMGRMAFPEDKNKPGRTVMANSSVSSRESVIYAYKKDRYRTPTVRELASVMSFPIDYRFYGESRGIKSKLVGNAVPPKMAYAFAKSMAESLGREVPILYRPIQHSSNFNFINLNNAVFSINKEKPKRDSARFKYHIPYLIINAYRVELTNYKSDFKNKDYQWSVEIHKSQGPRAKVFEPIVHSKVFDEETNKEIELYINSIQSQLVSFNKFQKQYCLTTEERQGSLGPNELLESVKELIEEIIQVNFNESIEIDENPQKLPTAIAIGYFVLKRIIEMMRRLKDE from the coding sequence ATGAGAGTAGCTGATTTTTTTTGTGGTGCTGGTGGATTTTCTGAGGGTTTTAGACAAGCTGGTTTTGTAACTGTTTTCGCAGTTGACAAATGGATGCCTGCTGTTAATACACACCATGGAAATCATCCGCACTCTAATACTATCCTGGATGATGTTGAGAGAATATCCTTGCTTCCAGATAAAGAATTTCATGAGTTAGTTCCAGACACTGAGATAATAATTGGATCACCACCTTGTGTAGCCTTTTCCAATTCTAATAAATCAGGGAAAGGAGATAAGTCACTTGGAATAAAGTTACTAGAATCTTATTTGCGGATAGTGGCAAGAAAAAAATTTAGAACTAATTCTAGATTAAATTATTGGGTGCTTGAGAATGTACCGAATATCGAAAAGTACATAAAACCCTTGTATACTGCCCAGGATTTAGGGCTAGAAGGGGATTTTACACTACAAGTTTTGTATGAGAATTCTGGTGTTTATAATTCAAAGTATTTTGGCGTCGCTCAAAATAGAAAAAGATTCTTATGTGGTCAGTTCCCAGACCCACAACCAACTATTATGACAGATGAAGACATATTACCCTTGAAAGCAATTCTTGATTCATTAGGAGATCCTGGTGAAGAAATGGACTCTCTTATCACTGATCCCAATAACAATTTCAGAATGATTTCAAGAGATGTTACCGATCATCACTATATCAAGGAGCTCGCAAGACATGAATGGAAAAAAGCAAAACAACTAAAAGAAGACAAGGGTTACATGGGGAGAATGGCCTTTCCTGAAGATAAAAATAAGCCTGGTAGAACTGTTATGGCTAATTCATCCGTGTCTTCTAGAGAATCTGTCATATATGCCTACAAAAAAGATAGATACAGGACACCAACAGTGCGGGAATTGGCATCAGTTATGAGCTTCCCTATTGATTATCGATTTTATGGTGAATCAAGAGGAATAAAATCGAAATTAGTTGGCAATGCGGTACCCCCAAAAATGGCGTATGCATTTGCTAAATCAATGGCTGAAAGCTTAGGGAGAGAGGTTCCAATTCTATATAGACCGATTCAGCATTCAAGTAATTTTAATTTTATTAACTTAAATAATGCTGTGTTTTCTATTAATAAAGAAAAACCTAAAAGAGACTCTGCTCGATTTAAGTATCATATACCGTACTTAATAATTAATGCATATCGAGTCGAACTAACCAATTATAAATCAGACTTTAAAAATAAAGATTATCAATGGAGTGTAGAGATTCATAAAAGCCAAGGACCAAGAGCAAAGGTGTTTGAGCCAATTGTTCACTCAAAGGTATTTGACGAAGAAACTAATAAAGAAATTGAGTTGTACATTAACTCTATTCAATCCCAGCTAGTTTCCTTTAATAAATTCCAAAAGCAATATTGTCTAACCACTGAAGAGAGACAGGGGTCATTGGGACCGAATGAACTATTAGAATCAGTCAAAGAACTGATAGAAGAAATAATACAAGTAAATTTTAATGAGTCCATTGAAATTGATGAAAACCCTCAAAAACTTCCAACGGCGATTGCAATTGGTTATTTCGTTCTAAAAAGAATAATAGAAATGATGAGGAGACTTAAAGATGAATAA
- a CDS encoding helix-turn-helix domain-containing protein, translating to MGKKVVVKIGELTKKHKISLRELSRLSDVRHAALSELANGKRESISFSHIERIAEALDISDIREIIELVEKEETTR from the coding sequence ATGGGAAAGAAAGTTGTCGTGAAGATCGGAGAACTAACCAAAAAACATAAGATATCTCTGAGGGAATTATCCAGACTTTCTGATGTTCGTCACGCGGCTTTAAGTGAGCTCGCTAACGGCAAACGTGAAAGCATTAGTTTCAGTCATATTGAAAGGATCGCGGAGGCGCTGGATATTAGTGATATTCGGGAGATTATTGAGTTGGTGGAAAAAGAAGAAACCACCCGGTGA
- a CDS encoding GNAT family N-acetyltransferase, whose product MMRELTLEDLHPDLLQCFNRYQEVRRCWRMENGKWILKDISFTEQWDDSLKQEIVAVDFTNCLESGGFVWGVFNNDHEVIAFASLLSDFFGSENQYLQLMQIHVSYEYRNKGIGRELFALCSEKARQLGAKKLYISTHSSEESQHFYKSVGCVDAEEMNKKLAEYEPYDRQMEFIL is encoded by the coding sequence ATGATGAGAGAATTAACGCTCGAGGATTTACATCCGGATTTGTTGCAGTGCTTCAATCGCTATCAAGAAGTCAGGCGTTGTTGGCGAATGGAGAACGGCAAGTGGATACTCAAGGATATATCTTTTACAGAACAATGGGATGATAGTTTGAAACAAGAGATTGTTGCTGTTGATTTTACAAACTGTCTTGAATCCGGTGGCTTTGTTTGGGGTGTATTCAACAATGATCATGAAGTAATTGCATTTGCAAGTCTGCTGTCAGATTTTTTCGGGAGTGAAAATCAATATCTGCAGCTTATGCAAATACATGTTTCTTATGAATATAGGAATAAAGGAATTGGGAGAGAGCTTTTTGCCTTGTGTTCAGAGAAAGCCAGACAACTAGGAGCCAAGAAGCTGTATATTTCAACGCATTCTTCGGAAGAATCCCAGCATTTTTATAAGAGTGTGGGTTGTGTAGACGCTGAGGAAATGAATAAGAAGCTAGCAGAATATGAACCTTATGACCGCCAAATGGAATTTATACTGTAG
- a CDS encoding HAD family hydrolase: protein MATIQVISLDMFQTLVNLDNRFLSMWSRILKDQYNASEARVLQAKLIEQYYVVAKRMRENQQFVLTREIYRECFDKLLPSLGIAFDCAEAVDILVQEHRQADLYEETLDFLDFIHKNYQVCIVSDTDEDMLPRFFEAYRIPLFSSEKYRSYKNDHDNSMFQEIIKYYDIEPARILHIGDTLSDVVGAQRAGIQACWINRQNEPWKLEAPPDYTIRNLNEIRDLLL, encoded by the coding sequence ATGGCCACGATCCAAGTCATCAGCCTAGACATGTTCCAAACCCTAGTCAATTTAGACAACAGATTCCTATCCATGTGGAGTCGGATTCTTAAGGATCAGTATAATGCGAGCGAAGCGAGGGTCCTTCAAGCCAAGCTGATTGAGCAATACTATGTCGTTGCTAAGCGGATGCGTGAGAATCAGCAGTTTGTTCTAACCAGAGAAATTTACCGAGAGTGTTTCGATAAATTACTCCCCAGTCTGGGCATAGCTTTTGATTGTGCTGAAGCTGTAGATATTCTGGTGCAGGAGCATCGGCAAGCGGATTTATATGAAGAAACGCTGGATTTCTTAGATTTCATTCATAAGAATTATCAGGTCTGCATTGTCAGTGATACCGACGAAGATATGCTGCCGCGTTTTTTTGAGGCTTACCGGATACCTCTGTTCTCCTCGGAGAAATACAGATCCTATAAGAATGATCACGACAACTCCATGTTCCAAGAGATAATCAAATACTACGATATAGAACCCGCGAGAATTTTACATATTGGAGATACCTTGTCCGATGTCGTCGGAGCCCAAAGAGCCGGCATCCAAGCCTGCTGGATCAATAGGCAGAATGAACCGTGGAAGCTTGAAGCACCACCTGACTACACGATTCGGAATTTGAATGAGATTAGAGATCTACTTCTGTAA
- a CDS encoding DUF6809 family protein, with amino-acid sequence MPPLIESLYHGCLIPEEQVVPKDPQYRECSKKLSEAMEVWKKRMSAEEFSKLEELLDLQQEIQGMEMASAFTYGFKLGALMIIEVHFGDEPKGPFKLNQSEGLGKYHWGSREDT; translated from the coding sequence ATGCCGCCCCTAATTGAATCCCTATACCACGGCTGCCTGATCCCCGAGGAGCAGGTAGTCCCGAAAGATCCACAATATCGCGAGTGCAGCAAGAAATTATCCGAGGCAATGGAAGTTTGGAAGAAGAGAATGTCTGCGGAGGAGTTTTCGAAGCTTGAAGAGTTACTGGATTTGCAGCAGGAAATTCAGGGGATGGAGATGGCATCGGCGTTTACGTATGGGTTTAAGTTAGGGGCGTTAATGATCATTGAGGTGCACTTCGGGGATGAGCCAAAGGGACCTTTCAAATTGAATCAAAGTGAAGGTTTAGGAAAATATCACTGGGGTTCTCGCGAGGACACCTAG
- a CDS encoding MBL fold metallo-hydrolase, translating into MIAAKKGSALIQEVHQTEVPYGTLAIWFLGQESVIVKGDDVTIYIDPYVSDFLDRNGPVRSYPAPICPKDITQADLCLITHEHVDHMDEGTITVFHAQNGSAPLIAPACCHQDLRRMGVSDSSILTADVSEPIELFSKLKITVIPAAHEQLEQDDRGHYRSVGYVLELNGVTLYHAGDTVIYPGLTERIAEISPDVAMLPINGGDYYRREEGIVGNMNYREAAELAVRSKSETVIPLHYDVFAGNSEKPGYFLDYLYERYPEQKCHIMARGERFVYVSPRAFVQQSS; encoded by the coding sequence ATGATAGCTGCGAAGAAAGGATCTGCATTGATTCAAGAGGTTCATCAGACAGAGGTTCCGTACGGGACTCTGGCGATCTGGTTCCTCGGTCAGGAGAGTGTTATCGTCAAAGGGGATGACGTAACTATTTATATTGATCCGTATGTGTCAGATTTTCTGGATCGGAATGGGCCGGTGCGGTCATATCCTGCTCCGATTTGTCCTAAGGACATTACGCAAGCGGATCTGTGCCTGATTACTCATGAGCATGTCGATCATATGGATGAAGGAACTATTACGGTGTTTCACGCTCAGAATGGCAGTGCTCCACTCATAGCTCCGGCCTGCTGTCATCAGGATCTACGTCGTATGGGAGTAAGTGACTCGTCTATTCTGACGGCGGATGTAAGTGAACCGATAGAACTGTTCTCCAAGCTGAAGATTACGGTGATTCCTGCTGCGCACGAACAGCTTGAACAGGATGATAGGGGGCATTACCGTAGTGTTGGCTACGTGCTTGAGCTTAATGGGGTGACTTTATACCATGCGGGGGATACAGTGATTTATCCTGGACTAACGGAGCGGATTGCGGAAATTTCGCCCGATGTTGCGATGCTGCCGATTAATGGCGGGGATTATTATCGCAGGGAAGAGGGCATTGTCGGCAACATGAATTACCGGGAAGCTGCAGAGTTAGCGGTCCGGAGTAAATCCGAGACGGTCATACCGCTGCATTATGATGTTTTCGCCGGAAACAGCGAGAAGCCGGGTTACTTCCTCGATTATTTGTACGAGAGGTATCCCGAGCAGAAGTGTCACATCATGGCACGTGGGGAACGATTCGTGTATGTGTCTCCAAGAGCTTTTGTTCAGCAATCATCATAG
- a CDS encoding WYL domain-containing protein, protein MKNSQETSYEVQFFKISAKFGQWYATGIELSTNKYRVFRCDRITSIVEVDAQSRFSIDELVNRSMEMYQSKNSIHFEVEISEQAEDLFYKEHYPSMRLETGDKSVIKGFYNPEEEEFIADYFIRFGKMWYP, encoded by the coding sequence TTGAAAAATAGTCAGGAAACAAGCTACGAGGTGCAATTCTTCAAAATCTCAGCCAAGTTCGGTCAATGGTATGCTACTGGAATCGAGCTAAGTACGAATAAGTACCGGGTATTCAGATGTGACCGGATCACTTCAATTGTGGAAGTGGACGCGCAGTCCCGCTTTTCTATAGATGAGCTTGTGAATCGCTCCATGGAGATGTATCAATCTAAGAATAGTATTCACTTCGAGGTGGAAATCTCTGAGCAAGCCGAGGATCTGTTTTATAAGGAGCATTATCCTTCCATGCGGCTAGAAACGGGCGATAAATCTGTTATTAAGGGGTTCTACAATCCGGAAGAAGAGGAGTTTATAGCTGATTATTTTATAAGGTTTGGCAAGATGTGGTATCCGTGA
- a CDS encoding DEAD/DEAH box helicase, with amino-acid sequence MQIEVGLNEENSKFVLAGSTNELLNNRRAKIYMKDYLKAKVVGNEIIIPYEEENQEKILTNIREMITKYGFEEIKSDQVEKTLKDYYQEEENFSVFSKQAYEIRNNNFDIEDFAEFTKSLTHNLKNRSLYKLQLLSAYHLAFSQNACNFSVPGAGKTSIVYGAYTYLKNLSPENPKHINKILIIGPLSSFGPWENEYEECFGIKAKSKRLSGGMTKQEKSKYLYSFEPAELTLMSYQSVSSVIDDLIYFIKKNKVMVVLDEAHKIKNTEGGIIADSVLSIGKYCKARVVLTGTPAPNGYEDLMNLFQFLWPSKQIIRFHKYQLKEMSENPQDKRVQELIDDISPYYIRIRKSDLRLPEAINHPPIITEMGSHQRQIYDFIEKNYMDYIIDKSDSSDIRGALIKARMVRLMQAATNPSLLLKPVDQYFNEHGLTDRTNVDDSEVINKIIKYKEIETPEKYRVVLKLVNDILNKGEKVIIWAIFNQNMKELQEFLKNNAIESRLLYGEVPVELDEKQLEYETRESIIRDFHEQNSKFSVIIANPFAVSESISLHKACHNAIYLERTFNAAQFIQSKDRIHRYGLKFNDKVNYFYVLSNDSIDQTVHERLEFKENRMNRIIENEPIPLFSLVDEDDFGYDDVRTLINNYVNRVKEV; translated from the coding sequence ATGCAGATAGAGGTCGGACTTAACGAAGAAAATAGTAAATTTGTTTTAGCTGGCTCGACAAATGAATTATTAAATAATCGAAGAGCTAAGATTTATATGAAGGACTATTTAAAAGCAAAAGTAGTTGGTAACGAAATTATAATTCCATATGAAGAAGAAAATCAAGAAAAAATTTTAACGAATATAAGAGAAATGATAACAAAGTATGGATTTGAAGAAATAAAGTCGGATCAAGTTGAGAAAACACTAAAAGACTACTATCAAGAAGAAGAAAACTTTAGTGTGTTCTCTAAACAGGCATATGAAATACGAAATAATAACTTTGATATAGAGGACTTCGCAGAGTTTACAAAGAGTCTTACACATAACCTCAAGAACCGTTCTTTGTATAAGTTACAGTTGCTATCTGCGTATCATTTGGCATTTTCCCAAAATGCGTGTAACTTCTCGGTTCCAGGAGCGGGGAAAACGAGTATTGTTTATGGGGCATATACATACCTAAAGAATCTTAGTCCAGAGAACCCTAAGCATATAAATAAAATTTTAATAATTGGCCCCTTAAGTTCTTTTGGTCCTTGGGAGAATGAGTACGAGGAATGTTTCGGAATAAAAGCAAAATCTAAGAGACTCTCAGGAGGCATGACAAAACAAGAAAAGTCCAAATATTTATATTCGTTTGAACCTGCTGAGTTGACCTTAATGTCATATCAGTCAGTAAGTAGTGTCATCGATGATCTAATTTACTTTATTAAAAAGAATAAAGTTATGGTAGTACTAGATGAGGCACATAAGATTAAGAATACTGAAGGGGGAATAATTGCTGACTCAGTACTTAGTATTGGAAAGTACTGCAAAGCTAGAGTCGTATTAACTGGAACTCCGGCCCCAAATGGTTACGAAGATCTAATGAACTTATTTCAATTCTTATGGCCATCGAAACAAATAATTAGATTTCACAAGTATCAACTTAAGGAAATGTCAGAAAACCCACAAGATAAAAGAGTCCAAGAATTGATAGATGATATTTCACCATATTATATCCGAATTAGAAAAAGTGATTTACGTTTGCCGGAAGCGATTAATCATCCCCCAATAATTACTGAAATGGGCTCACATCAAAGACAAATATATGATTTCATTGAAAAGAACTATATGGACTATATTATAGATAAAAGTGATTCAAGCGATATTAGAGGAGCGTTAATTAAAGCTCGTATGGTTAGGTTAATGCAGGCTGCAACAAATCCTAGTTTATTATTGAAGCCAGTTGATCAATATTTTAATGAGCATGGATTGACTGATAGAACAAATGTAGATGATTCAGAGGTAATAAATAAAATAATTAAATATAAAGAAATTGAAACACCTGAGAAATATAGAGTAGTATTAAAGCTAGTAAATGACATCCTGAATAAGGGCGAAAAAGTAATAATTTGGGCTATTTTCAATCAAAATATGAAAGAATTACAAGAGTTTCTGAAAAATAATGCTATTGAATCTAGATTACTTTATGGTGAAGTTCCTGTAGAACTGGATGAGAAACAATTAGAATATGAAACCCGTGAAAGTATTATTAGAGACTTTCATGAACAAAATTCAAAGTTCAGTGTCATTATTGCGAATCCGTTTGCAGTATCAGAATCGATTTCTTTACATAAAGCATGCCACAATGCTATTTATTTGGAACGTACATTTAATGCGGCACAGTTCATTCAATCTAAAGATAGAATACATCGGTATGGATTAAAGTTTAATGACAAAGTAAATTACTTTTATGTACTATCCAATGATTCTATAGACCAGACAGTACACGAAAGACTTGAATTTAAAGAGAACAGAATGAATCGTATTATTGAAAATGAACCGATACCTCTTTTTTCTTTAGTTGATGAGGATGATTTTGGTTATGACGATGTAAGGACGCTGATTAATAATTATGTTAACAGAGTTAAAGAGGTATAA